A region of the Bacillota bacterium genome:
GGTGTTGCCCGAGTTGTAGTAAAGCTCCGTGGTGAAGCCTCCGGCGTAGCCGGCTTCGGCCAGCAGAGCCCGGGCCTTGCCGAGGTCCTCGCGGTACGGCCAGAGTTGCGGGTTGAATCCCTCGATGGCGCTCGGCAGGCAGGAGCGCGCCACGGTGGCGAAGCCGAAGGCGGCCGCCTGGTTGATCTCGTCGGCGTTGATGGCATACATGACGGCCTGGCGCACCCGGGGGTCGTCGAACGGCTTCACCTTGTTGTTGAGGTACAGCGTGTGCAGGCCGACTCCGGCCTCCCGCGTGACCGCAAGCTCGGGGTTGGTTACCGCGCGGCTGACCATCTCGGGCGGCAGCCGGTACACGATGTCCAGTTCTCCGCGCTGCAGCAGCAAGAACTGGGTCGAGAAGTCGTTGATGACCCGGAAGACCACCTTGTCCAGCTTCGGAGCGCCACCCCAGTAATCCTTGAACGCGACCAGCTCGTACCGCTCACCGGGCACCCACTCCCCGAAGGCAAACGGCCCGGAACCGGCCTCATGGCGCCGCATCCACTCGTTGATCTGGCCGTCCTGAATCCCGCCGTTGGCCTCGACACGGGCAGGGTTGACGATGGCGCCCGTGGCGGTGTTGGCCAGGAGGTGCAGGAAGAAGGGGCTCGGCCGCTTCAGGCGCATCTGCACGGTGTAGCGGTCCAGCGCCCGGATGCCATCCGGCGCCAGGTAATCTTTGAGCGTGCTGGCAGGCGCGAAGTTGAGGCGCAGGACCCTGGCAAGCGAGTACCGCACCGCTTCGGCCGTCACCTCGGACCCGTCGTGAAAGCGGGCGCCCCGCCTGAGGTGGAACGTGTAGGTAAGGCCGTCGGCCGAAATGTCCCACGACTCCGCGAGGGAAGGTCCGATGTCGGCCGTACCGACGAGCCGGCCGTCCCGCGTCGCGGCGCGGTAACGCACCAGCGTATCATACATGTTGTCGGCGAGCCAGATCGCGGCGAGTTCGGTGGTCGTGTGGGGGTCGAGGGTCGAGGGCTCGAAGTACACCCCCCACAACAGGACGTCCGGGTTTTTCATGGCCGTTCCTGCCTGTCCGGAGGCGGCAAACGCCAGGACAATGGTCAGCGCCACCGCCGCCCG
Encoded here:
- a CDS encoding ABC transporter substrate-binding protein, with protein sequence MTRVLLRRGQQAARIGLRAAVALTIVLAFAASGQAGTAMKNPDVLLWGVYFEPSTLDPHTTTELAAIWLADNMYDTLVRYRAATRDGRLVGTADIGPSLAESWDISADGLTYTFHLRRGARFHDGSEVTAEAVRYSLARVLRLNFAPASTLKDYLAPDGIRALDRYTVQMRLKRPSPFFLHLLANTATGAIVNPARVEANGGIQDGQINEWMRRHEAGSGPFAFGEWVPGERYELVAFKDYWGGAPKLDKVVFRVINDFSTQFLLLQRGELDIVYRLPPEMVSRAVTNPELAVTREAGVGLHTLYLNNKVKPFDDPRVRQAVMYAINADEINQAAAFGFATVARSCLPSAIEGFNPQLWPYREDLGKARALLAEAGYAGGFTTELYYNSGNTEREQTAVALQAQLARVGVNVQIRSIAWPTYVSYFQEGKMPMFILSSVSMPIADVFVRNTYHSASAGRGNYAFFSDPALDGLIDRLPATFQPADRKVLLDQIQARCAEQMPSPPIYEVTQFYVLRKWVKDWVLYPSGQWFFSTVYKAAP